ACCGTAATAGTGCCTGCCAGTTGGCTAACCAGACGACGAACCAAGGCCAGCCCCAAGCCTATTCCCCCATGTTGCCAGGGGTCGTGGCCAAGAATGCGGTAGAACTTATCAAAGATACGGGGCAGTTCAGGGGCCGGAATCTCCACACCGGAATTACTTACGCCTAAATGAAAGACCTCTGGGTCTAGGCGCACAAAGACCCGAATCGTTTCACCCGCAGGCGTATACTTGCAGGCATTATTCAGCAGTTCATTGAGAATGCGTTCTAAATAGGTGACATCAGTTTGGAGTGTCGGCAAGTTAGGGGGAATATCTAACACGAGGGATTGTTGCTGTGTCTCGATGCGTCGTCTAAAGGCTGCGGTCATTTTCTCCAGCCAGGGGTTGGGTTCTAAGGTCCTGATCACCAGGGCTTCTTCCCCCGTGTCCAACTGTGATAGATCCAGCAAATCATTAATCAAACCCGTTTCCCGCTGGCACTCCTGCTGAAGAATCTGGAAATAGCGGTGGGCGACCCCCCCATTCGGGTCTAAGATTCCCAAGGGTTTGAGGACAATTTCTAGCATTTGGATCGCCATTTTGATGTTCGACAGGGGGGTGCGCAGTTCATGGGAAACGGTGCTGAGAAAATCATCCTTGAGCCGATTGAGGCGTTCTAATTCGGTGACCTGATTCTGGGCGGCCTGGTATAGCCGCGACTGACGCAGGGCGATCGCGCATTGGTTGGCCACCTGTTGCACGAGGCGAATATCCTGCTCACTAAAGCCATAATTAGCCCGGTGAATGAGCCACAGATCCCCCAGCACCCCTTCATTATCCAGAATCGGACAAGCCAGTTTCGCGACCCGTCCTTCTGCCGGGTGGGGCTGACAGGGACAGAATTGAAAATACTGTCCCTGCAACAGTTGGGCATAGCCCTGCTCAAAATTCGCCATGTGCAGCACTGTGTTGTCCTGAAAGGGGGTAGCAGACGTGGCATATTGGTAGCGAATGGTTGAAGTCTGTTGCTCCAGGTTATAGATCGAGGCATTGCAGTTGCTTACCCCGATCGCCTGGGCCAGCTCTTCCACCGCCGTTTGCAGAATTTGGGTTTCGTCTAAACTATCGCGTACTCGATCCGTAATCCGCTTCAGGGTGGCTTCAAAGGTAAATGCTTGTTGCAACAGGGCGGTTCGTTCCTGAACCTGCTGTTCTAAGTCTGCATTGAGATGCTGGATTTGCTGATAGAGTTCCGACTGCTGGATCGCGATCGCCAGCTGATCGGCAATGGCGCGGGCCAGTTCCACATCGCTCTCTTGCCAGCGCCAGGGGGCTTGGAGGTGGTTAAGGTTGAGACTGCCCCACACCTGATTGCTAGCTCGATTTTCCGAGGACGACGCCCCCCCAACCCCCCCCGCCTCCCCGACACATAAGGGGGCCAGCAACCAGGCACCGGGATAGGAGGTCACCGGTGACTGCGTGGGATCGGGGTTAGTCGGCGCTGCCACTTGCGAATCGCTTTGCAAATCGTTGCCATCAATACACACGATCGCTCCGCGTTTAAGGGGGTCGGCAAAACAGTTCTCCCGATCTGGAATCTCTAGCCCCAGTGTGTCGGGAAGCGTAGGGCTGCGGCGATAGCTGGCCACATAGCGCCAGACTTGTTGGTCAGGCCGGTATTGCACAATCTCGGCCCGCTCTAACTGGAGGAGGGTGCCAATTTCGGCCACGGCGGTGGTAAACAAGGTCTGGAGATCGAGGGATTGGCGAATGCGCTGGAGCAGTAACCCCAAAAGCCGCTCCCGTTCCGCCTGCCGCCGCAGGGAGCGTTCCGTCTGGTGATGTTGGGTAACATCACGGGCAACACTCAGGACAGACTGCACGGTGGGTTCGCGCCGTATCTCCCCAGGAGAAGCAGTGGCAATTTCTGGTACGAGGCGGGCTTGATAGATCCTTGGTCCGTCGATCGTGAGTAACTCAAAGGTAATGGTGGTTTCTTCGGCTGTGGTGAAGACCTGACGCACCTGGGTGTCCCAGATTTCTAAGACACTGGCTGGCATCCCCAACTCCTGATTGGTCCGGCCTTGAAACGCTTGCGCCGGCAACCCCGTCACCCGTTCCATCGACGGATTGATGTAGCGATACCGAAGCTGGCGATCGAAGCGAGCAACAATATCCGGGGAATGCTCCACAAGGGCGCGAAACTCCTGCTCCCGGCGGGCTAACAACTGCTCCGCCTGTTTGCGCTGACTAATGTCCTGGAAGACCATCACCCCCCCCGTAATTTCTCCCCGTTGGTTTTTGATCGGGGAGGCTACGTCGCCGACGATGAATTCCTGACCTGTCCGTGTACTCAAGAGGCACCCCTCCGCAAGGGTGAGGGTTCGCCCCTGCTGAATGGCTTGTAGGAGGGGATTTGGCAAAGGGGTTCGGGTCTGGGGATGGACTAAATTCAAGACTTGGGTAATCGGTTGTCCCAATGCCTCCTGTTGGGACCAGCCAGTCAAGTTGGCCGCCACGGGGTTGATGAAGGTGATATGCCCCCAAGCGTCGGTGGCGATCGTGCCTTCACCAATACTGGTGAGGATCGCTCCTAACCATTGTTCGGCATGTTGCAGTTGGGTTTCGAGGAGATGCCGCCGCAGGGCGATATTGATCGTTGTATGGAGTTGTAAGGCATCAAAGGGCTTGAGGAGATAACCAAAGGGGGAGGTCGCGATCGCCCGCCGCAGGGTTTCATGATCACGAACAGCGGTGAGGAACACGATCGGCAAATCCCACCGTTGGCTCATAGTATGGGCCGTCGCAATCCCATCCATCTCCCCCTGGAGGCGAATATCCATGAGTACCAGATCAGGGCGTACCTGGGGAACTTGGGCCAGGGCCGCAACGCCAGTCGCCGCCGTTGCCACGACTTCATGCTCCGAATCAGCCAGGAAATCGCGGATGCACTGGGCCGCAACTTGCTCATCCTCGACGACTAATATCCTTGCCATAGGGAATCCCTGATCTAGGGAAGCGCCGCTAAGTAGAAGGGAGTGCCCAACCGAGCATTATCCTAATGACTTATATTTATAAGCTGCCCCTAATCCTGACATACGGCAACAGCAGTAACCCTGAATCAGTCAAACATCAAGCCAGACTGCTGCAATAAACTGTCTCAATTGCTCTGGGAGAGGGGCTGGGGGTGAGGGTGTTGTTTCAGCCTAAATTGCAATGACTATGTCAGCAACTAAAAATAAACGATCAAATAAAAATAAACGATCAAAAGTGCTGAGTTTGTGGTGAGGGCGCGTAGCGCCCCCACCACAAACTCAGGAGAGCCTAACGTTCGGCTAAGCGATCAAAACGCTCACGAATGAGTAATTCAATCAGCGATCGCAGGAGAGCCAAAAAAGACAAGGCCGTGAGTACAAAAGTAACCATTGCCCACCCTTGATAGCCACCGAGCACCAACACCGCCCCAGAGAGCAGGGTAAACCCTGCAAGAGAGGCATAAATCAGACACTTTACCCCTAAACTAATGCGCTTTAGAGCGCGATCGCTTTCCACGGAGCGCACCCGTACCTGAAGTTCCCCTTGCTCAATCCGTTCCTCCAGACGTTGGATCAGTAATTCTAATTTGCTGGGCTGTTGCATTCGATACTTAATAAAGTCCTTGGCTTGACGGGCCAGTTCGCTGAGGGCACTCCCCTGATTTTGGACCGCTAAACTTTTGACAAAGGGCTTGGCTGCCGCCAGCAGGTTATATTCGGGGTCCAAGGCACGGGCAATTCCATCCAGGGTTGTGAGGGATTTCAGAATATAGGTCATTTTGGCTGGTAGGCGGAAGGGTTGCTTTTCAAAGACGGCATACACTTCACTGCGCAACTCATGAAATGCCTGGAGATCAACTGGCTTTTCAGTAAATTTATCTAGGATAAAACTCATCAATCGTCGCACCGGGGTCATATCGGACATGGGTTCAATTAATCCCATTGAGGTGAGGGTATCAATCACCTGATTGGTGTCTTTTTTCAACACCGCAAAGAAGGTACGAACCATCTTGTCCTTATCAACGGACTTCACCTCAGCCATCATGCCAAAGTCATAGAAAATGAGCTTGCCATCCTGACTGACGGCCATGTTACCAGGATGGGGATCAGCCTGAAAAAAGCCATCTTGCAATAGTTGCTTTAAGTAGCAGCAAATTCCGAGTTGGTTAATCTGCTTGACATCCAAGCCGCAGGCTTCCAAGGTTGCCCGATCGTTGATCTTGATCCCCGGCACATATTCCATCGTCAAAACTTTACGAGAGGTATAACGCCAGTAGACTTTAGGCACAATAATTTGGGGATAGTCCTGGAAATTCTCCCGGAAACGATCGGCATTTTTCCCTTCTTGGATATAGTCGATTTCCTGAAACAGGATTGTAAAAAATTCGCTGTAGATTTCCTCTAAATGATATTGTCGGGTCCAGGGGAGATAACGATGGCTGAACCGTACCAGTTGATGCAGCACTTCCATATCGAGATTGAACAACTGCTCCAATCCTGGGCGCTGGACTTTAACCACCACGTCCTCCCCTGTATGCAGGCGGGCCTTATGTACCTGGCCTAGGCTGGCTGCCGCGATCGGAAAATGGTCAAAATCCCGGAATAGGGATGGTAGTGAACTGCCTAACTCCGCTTCAATGAGGGCGATCGCTTCGGTGGGGCTGAATTCTGGCACCTGATCCTGTAATCGCCCTAGGGCTTGCACATACTCGAGGGGCAGCAAATCAGCGCGCGTGGAGAGGGCCTGTCCAATTTTGATAAACGTGGGTCCCAGGTGTAGCAACGACATTACTAACCACTGGGCATGGCGATAGCGACGTTGGGGTGATTGCTCTACCCCTAGTAAGCGATCCCAGGCGAGGGATAACGCCAGTTGCAGGGCAACGCCGTAGATATCCATCTGACGCGCCAGTAGCGACCCTCGGGCACGTTGCCACCGCAGCGGTTTGGAAGCAGAGGAGGAAGTGAGCATTCGGGTGCAAGGGGGCAGAGGGACTCTCCCTAGAGTCTACTCATTGGTGGGCGATCGTGCTCAAACTGTCACAAAAAAGTGTTAAAAGCGACAATCTAACACGCATTTTCCCAACATTGCTCACTAACATTGCTCACCAACGTTGCCAATAGATCTTCTAAGATTTGGGGGCAGACCGTGTCAGCAACTATAGTCAACAGCTCCGACCAGCAGCCCTCATCCCCTAACCCCTGCTCCCAAACCCGGAGCAGGGGGACTGATCCAGTTCTCCCCGTTGCTTCCCCGGCAAACGGAGCGTCTCAACAACCAACCAGCGAGTCGATCGCGCCGATGTTATCTTCACTCCCTGGTCCCGCCAACCAGGTTAATAGCTGATCTAACTGGGTCAGCGAAATCAATCCATACTGCCACAGGACGATCGGCAAATTCCCCTCACTACGCTCGGTATATCGAACCGCAAGAGCGATCGCTGCCGCAGACAAGCGCAGGTCTTCCTCTAAAAATCTTAATAGTGCCTTTGGCAGTGCTGGCATGACAATTTCCCAACCTAACAAAGCAAGCTCAAGATGATTGCCCATGATGTCAGTATCTGGCTCAATTCCTGGTTTATCTGTGATCCCTGTCATGTTATAGCTGTGATGCAGTCATTTCTTGTCTGGTGTAGCTCAGGGCATTTGGGATAGAACAGTGTCTTCTGTCCTCTGTCCTCTGTCCTCTTTTCTCTCTCCTCTCTCCTCGTGAAAGGGGCAAAGAGGGGTCAGTCAACCAGTGACTGCTAGGTATTACCGTTGACCGCAGTCGTGATCGCTGCAATGACTTGATCGCAATCCACACAAGGATTGGCGGCAACGGCTCTGGCCCACACTTCACCCGCTAGGACACAGGTGGAGAGCATCCCCGGTGGTGTTTTGGTGATAAAGGTCGGGATAGACATCCCCAGTGGACGGAAGAGAGTAATGCCAGTTTGGGGGCGCTGCCAGAGTTCTAGACGATCGTTGGCCTCAATACTGGCAGCAAGGGTATCCGCCACCTGCATGAGGAACTCCAGACGACTGGCCAGCCCCGCCCGCCCCCAAGCCAGCAGCGTAGCTAGCAGCGGGATCGCCGCTGCCGATCGCGATCCCTGTACCCCAACATTAGGTTTGGCCAGATACCCACTGTCAAAACTGATGGCCGCATTGGCTACTGCCAACTGACGGAACAAGATCAGGGCCGCATCCTTGGGTTGAAACAATAATTTATGGGCTGAAACACTCACCGAGTCAGCCTGATCAATCCCCTTGAGGCGATCGGCATAGATGGGGCTGAGGCGCAACGGCCCTGCCCAAGCAGCGTCTACGTGAGTCCATTTAGCCTGACCAGCAAGATCCAGGGGATCGATCGCGCCTGTAGCCGTAGTTCCTGCCGTCAGGACCAGGCAGACATTCTGGAGTGGGGGAAGGTATTGGGGATCGAGTCGCCCCCGCTGATCAGTAGGGATTTGGATCAAATCCAAACCGAGAAGCCGACAGGACTTCGCAATACTCAGGTGGGCTGCTTCCGACGCCACAACGGTACTCACCCCAGCAGCATCACGGGCTGCCCACAAACCGGTCAGGTTAGCAAGGGTGGAACCGGCACAAAAATGCCCGCCCGCCATGCCAAAATAAGGGCTGAGCCAATCCAAAACGATCGCTTCGGCCTGAGTGGCAAACGGCGATGTCATGTCATGGAGCAGGTTTTGGTTCAGGCTAGCATTCCAGAGTGACATGGCCCAAGTGATCCAGGGCGTGGGTGGATTCATGTGGGCGAGGGCAGTAGGTGCATTCAGGTGGGCCGCTCCCCCCAAAACGTAACCCGCCAGTAGATCAAGTGTTTGGCGTTCACCGATCCCGGCTTCCGGTAGTTGGTTAGGTAGATCCTGGCTGATATGCGTTGGCGACTCCAGATATGCCAGGGCACAGGCTAAGTCGTTAGCGGTTGAGAAGCTAGGGTCGGGATAATCCATGTGAATCGAGGGCAAGAGCAATCCGTTAAATGACTAAATTAAATGACTGAATGACTCTGGTTGATGACCAATCTTTTCCCCTTTCATCAGGAGAGAGAAAAGAGAAAAGAGATATGGTCAATCCAAATAAGAACGATACAGTTTTTCACTCCCCTCTCCCGCTCTGGGAGAGAGGCTGAGGGTGAGGGTGCTGTTTCAGCCTAAATGGCAATGACTATAGTCACTCAGTGGCCCTCACTGCTCACTTCTCTAGCCTCACTCCTAAATTCCTTCTCCCACCAGGGGCGAAGGAACTTGCGTGCAAGCGGGGCTAGGCCGCAATACCCGCCCTAGTCTGGGTAAGCTGGTCCGATCATCGTCTCTGGGCGGACTAGGCGATCGAAAGCCTCTCCAGTCAGGAATCCCAAGGCTAGACAGGCTTCGCGCAAGGTGGTGCCTTCTGCATAGGCTTTTTTGGCTACTTTGGCGGCATTGTCGTAGCCAATATGGGGATTTAAGGCCGTTACTAACATGAGGGAATTATCCACGAAAAATTGGATCCGCTCCCGATTGGGTTGCAGACCCACAATCAAATGTTCCGTAAATGACCCACAGGCATCGGCCAAGAGGCGGATCGAATTGAGCAGGTTAAAAATGATCATCGGTTTGAAGACATTTAATTCAAAATTACCCTGGCTACCCGCGATCGCGATCGCGGCATCGTTTCCCAACACCTGTACACAGACCATTGTCATTGCCTCACACTGGGTAGGATTGACCTTCCCCGGCATAATCGACGAGCCAGGTTCATTTGCTGGTAGTAAAAGTTCTCCCAACCCACAACGGGGGCCTGACCCCAGCCAACGCAAATCATTCGCAATTTTCATGAGTGAACAGGCCAGGGTTTTTAACGCCCCACTGGCCATTACGATCGCATCATGGGCTGCCAACGCGGCAAACTTATTCGGAGCACTAACAAACGGGAGACCGGTTAACGTGGCAATGGCTGCCGCTACCTGTTCAGCAAAATCCGGATGGGTGTTCAAACCGGTTCCCACTGCTGTTCCCCCGATCGCCAATTCATACAAATCCGGCAGCGTTGCCCGAATTCGGGCTATGTCTTTATCCAGTTGCGCCACATACCCCGAAAACTCCTGTCCCAAAGTCAAAGGGACCGCATCCATCAGGTGAGTGCGGCCAATTTTAACAATGTCCCGAAAAGCCTCGGCTTTGGTGGCGATCGCATCCCGTAATTGTGTCAACTTAGGTAGTAATTGCTGCTGGATTTGTTCAACGGCAGCAATATGCATCGCCGTGGGAAAAGTATCATTGGACGATTGGGACATATTGACATGATCATTCGGGTGAATGGGCGTTTTGCTACCCAGGCGTCCCCCCACCAGCGCGATCGCCCGATTGGCAATCACCTCGTTGACATTCATATTGGTTTGGGTACCACTCCCCGTTTGCCAAATTCGCAAGGGAAAATGATCATCTAAATCGCCGGCGATTACCTCATCTGCTGCACGCATAATAAGATCAGCCTTGTCGGATGATAGTTGACCAAGATCACGATTGACCATCGCGGCGGCTTTTTTCAAAATTCCCAGTGCCCGGATCATTTCCCGTGGCATCACATCGTGACCAATTGCAAAATGAATCAGGGAACGTTGGGTTTGAGCACCCCAGTAGCGATCGTTGGGGACGGCGATTTCTCCCATACTATCGGTTTCAAGGCGAGTCGTGGATGACACAGAGCTAGGTTCCATCATCGATATAGAGTGATATAGAATAGAGTGATATAGAGCTTTTACCTAATTTACTCAGTACACAGTTAAGGCTTGGATTTCGAGCCGACCGGCAGCCCTTATCCCCCAACCCCTTCTCCCAAGTGGGGAGAAGCTAACCCTCACCCTAAATCCCTCTCCCAGAGCGGGAGAGGGATTTAGGGTGAGGGCCACACCGGCGGCGTGCATCTAGCCTACCCCTGTAAAACTGTACTTTATGATTAAGGTAAAGGCTGTAGAGCATATAGAGAGCATATCGAGAATTTTCGTAGAGAATTTTCAAGTTTTGCGTGCTGACAGTTCTCCTGCACAGACGCTTGTCGCCATTAACCCAAACGCCATCAACTCAAATCTGACATGGACATATTTCCCTTTGGTGCTTCCGGCAAAACCCGCGATCGCCCTTCACCCGGTTAAGTCCTTTTGTACTCTAGAATACATTCTTGCTGAAGGTCAGGTCGTAATCTGACTTTGATTCTGGCGCGTATTGGGGGTACCACTGCCGCACGACCGTGCCCACCCTACCTCATATAGGTGACAGAATCAATGCCGATCGTCTTCTCAGACATTAGGGTTGGGGGGAGGCTCATCGACCGAAAACGGACATCTACAGGATTGCTGTGGGTGTCGCTGCATGAACCCAACGGCAACTGTTCAGTTGATTATCAGTGGATAAGGATCACGGTGTTAGCATGACAATGCGCTTCGATCGACGGAAATTCTTGGTATACGGCTCAGTGACCCTGGGCACGGGCCTGCTGCTCAAAGCTTGTGGCGGGGGAACTGAACCCGTGAGTAGCCCCAGCCCCAGTCCGGAAGCAGCTTCTCCACAAGCATCCCCAGTTGCTGCCGGAGGCGGGAACACCATTAAGGTCGGCATTTTGCACTCCCTCAGTGGCACGATGGCCATCAGTGAGACGACGGTCGTCGAGGCGGAGAAACTCGCAATCAAGGAGATCAACGAAGCCGGGGGCGTCCTGGGTAAACAAATCGAAGCGGTGGTCGAGGATGGCGCTTCGGATTGGCCCACCTTCGCGGAAAAGGCTACCAAGTTGATTGACCAGGACAAGGTGGTGACGGTCTTTGGCTGCTGGACCTCGGCTAGCCGCAAGGCGGTGTTGCCGGTTTTCGAGTCCAAGAACCACATGCTCTGGTATCCGGTCCAGTACGAAGGTCAGGAATGCTCGAAGAATATCTTCTACACTGGGGCCGCCCCCAACCAGCAGATCGAACCAGCGGTGCAATGGCTGCTCGACAACAAGGGCAAGCAATTCTTCCTGGTGGGGTCTGACTACGTGTTCCCGCGCACGGCGAACACGATTATTAAGGAGCAACTCAAGGCCCTCGGCGGCGAAACGGTGGGTGAGGACTACCTGCCCCTCGGCAACACGGAAGTGACGCCAATTATCACCAAGATCAAGGCGGCCCTGCCCGATGGGGGTGTCATCTTCAACAGCCTGAACGGGGACAGCAACGTGGCCTTCTTCAAGCAATTGCAAGGGGCGGGTTTGGGACCTGACAAGTACCCGGTGATGTCGGTCAGTATTGCCGAGGAAGAAGTCCGCCAGATCGGTAAGGAGTTCCTCATCGGTCACTATGCGGCCTGGAACTACTTCCAAACCGTTGATACGCCAGAGAACAAGGTTTGGGTGGAAGCCTTCCGCAAGGAATACGGGGCCGATCGCGTCACCAATGACCCGATGGAAGCGGCCTATATCATGGTGTACCTGTGGAAGCAGGCCGTTGAG
This DNA window, taken from Trichothermofontia sichuanensis B231, encodes the following:
- a CDS encoding PAS domain S-box protein; translated protein: MARILVVEDEQVAAQCIRDFLADSEHEVVATAATGVAALAQVPQVRPDLVLMDIRLQGEMDGIATAHTMSQRWDLPIVFLTAVRDHETLRRAIATSPFGYLLKPFDALQLHTTINIALRRHLLETQLQHAEQWLGAILTSIGEGTIATDAWGHITFINPVAANLTGWSQQEALGQPITQVLNLVHPQTRTPLPNPLLQAIQQGRTLTLAEGCLLSTRTGQEFIVGDVASPIKNQRGEITGGVMVFQDISQRKQAEQLLARREQEFRALVEHSPDIVARFDRQLRYRYINPSMERVTGLPAQAFQGRTNQELGMPASVLEIWDTQVRQVFTTAEETTITFELLTIDGPRIYQARLVPEIATASPGEIRREPTVQSVLSVARDVTQHHQTERSLRRQAERERLLGLLLQRIRQSLDLQTLFTTAVAEIGTLLQLERAEIVQYRPDQQVWRYVASYRRSPTLPDTLGLEIPDRENCFADPLKRGAIVCIDGNDLQSDSQVAAPTNPDPTQSPVTSYPGAWLLAPLCVGEAGGVGGASSSENRASNQVWGSLNLNHLQAPWRWQESDVELARAIADQLAIAIQQSELYQQIQHLNADLEQQVQERTALLQQAFTFEATLKRITDRVRDSLDETQILQTAVEELAQAIGVSNCNASIYNLEQQTSTIRYQYATSATPFQDNTVLHMANFEQGYAQLLQGQYFQFCPCQPHPAEGRVAKLACPILDNEGVLGDLWLIHRANYGFSEQDIRLVQQVANQCAIALRQSRLYQAAQNQVTELERLNRLKDDFLSTVSHELRTPLSNIKMAIQMLEIVLKPLGILDPNGGVAHRYFQILQQECQRETGLINDLLDLSQLDTGEEALVIRTLEPNPWLEKMTAAFRRRIETQQQSLVLDIPPNLPTLQTDVTYLERILNELLNNACKYTPAGETIRVFVRLDPEVFHLGVSNSGVEIPAPELPRIFDKFYRILGHDPWQHGGIGLGLALVRRLVSQLAGTITVESREGLTTFTVSLPRAPTQFS
- a CDS encoding ABC1 kinase family protein, which translates into the protein MLTSSSASKPLRWQRARGSLLARQMDIYGVALQLALSLAWDRLLGVEQSPQRRYRHAQWLVMSLLHLGPTFIKIGQALSTRADLLPLEYVQALGRLQDQVPEFSPTEAIALIEAELGSSLPSLFRDFDHFPIAAASLGQVHKARLHTGEDVVVKVQRPGLEQLFNLDMEVLHQLVRFSHRYLPWTRQYHLEEIYSEFFTILFQEIDYIQEGKNADRFRENFQDYPQIIVPKVYWRYTSRKVLTMEYVPGIKINDRATLEACGLDVKQINQLGICCYLKQLLQDGFFQADPHPGNMAVSQDGKLIFYDFGMMAEVKSVDKDKMVRTFFAVLKKDTNQVIDTLTSMGLIEPMSDMTPVRRLMSFILDKFTEKPVDLQAFHELRSEVYAVFEKQPFRLPAKMTYILKSLTTLDGIARALDPEYNLLAAAKPFVKSLAVQNQGSALSELARQAKDFIKYRMQQPSKLELLIQRLEERIEQGELQVRVRSVESDRALKRISLGVKCLIYASLAGFTLLSGAVLVLGGYQGWAMVTFVLTALSFLALLRSLIELLIRERFDRLAER
- a CDS encoding DUF2949 domain-containing protein — its product is MPALPKALLRFLEEDLRLSAAAIALAVRYTERSEGNLPIVLWQYGLISLTQLDQLLTWLAGPGSEDNIGAIDSLVGC
- a CDS encoding pyridoxal phosphate-dependent decarboxylase family protein; its protein translation is MPSIHMDYPDPSFSTANDLACALAYLESPTHISQDLPNQLPEAGIGERQTLDLLAGYVLGGAAHLNAPTALAHMNPPTPWITWAMSLWNASLNQNLLHDMTSPFATQAEAIVLDWLSPYFGMAGGHFCAGSTLANLTGLWAARDAAGVSTVVASEAAHLSIAKSCRLLGLDLIQIPTDQRGRLDPQYLPPLQNVCLVLTAGTTATGAIDPLDLAGQAKWTHVDAAWAGPLRLSPIYADRLKGIDQADSVSVSAHKLLFQPKDAALILFRQLAVANAAISFDSGYLAKPNVGVQGSRSAAAIPLLATLLAWGRAGLASRLEFLMQVADTLAASIEANDRLELWQRPQTGITLFRPLGMSIPTFITKTPPGMLSTCVLAGEVWARAVAANPCVDCDQVIAAITTAVNGNT
- the fumC gene encoding class II fumarate hydratase, yielding MSSTTRLETDSMGEIAVPNDRYWGAQTQRSLIHFAIGHDVMPREMIRALGILKKAAAMVNRDLGQLSSDKADLIMRAADEVIAGDLDDHFPLRIWQTGSGTQTNMNVNEVIANRAIALVGGRLGSKTPIHPNDHVNMSQSSNDTFPTAMHIAAVEQIQQQLLPKLTQLRDAIATKAEAFRDIVKIGRTHLMDAVPLTLGQEFSGYVAQLDKDIARIRATLPDLYELAIGGTAVGTGLNTHPDFAEQVAAAIATLTGLPFVSAPNKFAALAAHDAIVMASGALKTLACSLMKIANDLRWLGSGPRCGLGELLLPANEPGSSIMPGKVNPTQCEAMTMVCVQVLGNDAAIAIAGSQGNFELNVFKPMIIFNLLNSIRLLADACGSFTEHLIVGLQPNRERIQFFVDNSLMLVTALNPHIGYDNAAKVAKKAYAEGTTLREACLALGFLTGEAFDRLVRPETMIGPAYPD
- the urtA gene encoding urea ABC transporter substrate-binding protein, yielding MTMRFDRRKFLVYGSVTLGTGLLLKACGGGTEPVSSPSPSPEAASPQASPVAAGGGNTIKVGILHSLSGTMAISETTVVEAEKLAIKEINEAGGVLGKQIEAVVEDGASDWPTFAEKATKLIDQDKVVTVFGCWTSASRKAVLPVFESKNHMLWYPVQYEGQECSKNIFYTGAAPNQQIEPAVQWLLDNKGKQFFLVGSDYVFPRTANTIIKEQLKALGGETVGEDYLPLGNTEVTPIITKIKAALPDGGVIFNSLNGDSNVAFFKQLQGAGLGPDKYPVMSVSIAEEEVRQIGKEFLIGHYAAWNYFQTVDTPENKVWVEAFRKEYGADRVTNDPMEAAYIMVYLWKQAVEKAGTADDLEKVRAAAIGQEMKAPEGPVKMQPNHHISKTVRIGQVRDDGLFDIVWATDGPVDPQPWNQFVPDTKGFACDWTDPNKGEKFKV